Genomic segment of Eretmochelys imbricata isolate rEreImb1 chromosome 11, rEreImb1.hap1, whole genome shotgun sequence:
GTAAGTGATCAGCGTGCTACAGTTTTCTATGAAGTTATGAATTAACAGCAGTGACAAATGATGTTTATTGACTGAAGAGTCAGGAAATGTACAACATAGTAATTGAACAAGCATTGTAAATCTTCCAGAATTTCTGGACTGaaaactttgtaatgtagacaaagttttaattaaatggattaaaaataccTATAATTACAATAATTTGTTTAATAAGTAATTCTCAAAGGACAAAATAATGGTGTAAACATGgaatgttgatttttaaagaaaaagtttaaGCTAAATTTTAAAGGACAGTTGccatcagtgttccctctaatttttgacaggccgtgtgcgcaaaaaaattcttctgtgcacattgttgtgcttctgtgcaaatttttgtgtgcatggtgtttcgccgtgtgcgcggtgtttcgccgtgtgcgcagggtttaggatctgtgtgtgcacgcacacatgcacagcttagagggaacagtgcttgTGATAAACaaaggggggagagggatagaTCCCTTTAATGGACACCCAGCCATCCAGAAGCTATAAAATCCGTCTTAGTAGCTgatctctaattgctctacctgtaaagggttgaaAAGTCTCACTGCTGTACATAGGTAAAAGGAaatgagtgggcacctggccaaaaaagctagaacttttaaaatttgaaacaaGACTCCCTTTTTGTCTATctgtgttgttctcccagggagagGCTAGGGTGACCTCAAAAtgagacagcaaatgtgaaaaatcgggacagggggtgggggtaataggagcctatataagaaaaagtcccaaaaatcaggactgtccctataaaactgggacatctggtcaccctaggagagGCAATTATGCtataagaagcttgggccagctatgaaaaatcatcagcatcatacctagaaactactcatttaaaatcccagacgtgtaagtagatcaggaaatatATAGGAAGGcgcaattaggtttatcccttttattagTTATGGCTTGTAGATTCCTCTAGGCAAACCCTAGAGGTTTttcttttgcttgtaacctttaaagctggacctcaagaaagctattcttagTGCTTAATTCTTAtggttgctcttttaaaatctagcagtagcctgagttcccagatgtattttctttctttatttttaaatcaataaaatttaccttttttaagaagaGAATTGGATttgtgtgtcttaagaggtttgtgcacgttgtttaattagctggtggcaacagctgattctccccccccccccgcagctcttCCTGGGAATGGGGATggtggtgaaagggcttgaggataccccacggaaagaattcccaagtgcaccgtcctgggctctcaaaggggttctgcacttgggtggtaacagcatctaccaatcccaggtcagagaaaagctgtaaccttgggagtttaatacaagcctggagtggccagtattaatttttagaatccttgcaggccctcACCTTCTGTAtgtgaagtgccagagtggggaattagccttgacagcaCTTCTGCAGTTTAAATGCACTAagcttagtttttaaaaatggtatcCGTGTGATACAGGGAGAGAATAAGGGGAGTCCATAATGGTGGGGAGGATGGGCAGGAAAGAATAAACAATATCTAATATGAATGAGTGTTTGTAGGGGGTGGAGTTTAACAAGCACATTGGCCTCTTGACATTTCTCTACAGTAGTGAAACAAAACACTGCAGCTTTGTGCTACAGCATCAGAACTAGAAAGTGAAACTAACCAGACTAGTTTCATTAAGCCTAGCAAAgtgcaaaaaaataaacaaaaagcatTAGTGTTAGACTTGAGATTTTTACATTAAAGGTGACAGTACCTCTTTAAAAAGGCAGTTAAAATTTATATGAAGTGTAAGTCAAGTTAACACATAAAACGTTACACTGGTGCAGACTGCACTGCCGACTTCTcttgtcagtgtagttaatccactacCCCAAGAGGTGGTAGGTATGTCGGCAGGAGCACCTcttctgccaacatagcgctCTCTacatggggggtgtgtgtgtgtgtgtgtttgtgtgtgtgtgatggtgggggggggaggatgtgTGTTTCGATCGGTATAATTACGTTGCTcggggggtgtggatttttcatgctcctgagcaacgcagttatacaaatataggtctgtagtgtagacctggccttagtaaTGCTGACAATGTTGTATACTGCATTTCAAGTTAATAATTATATAGCTTGTTTATATGATGGCTCATCTTTGTAAAAAAAGTGAAAGTTTGTAAGTTAGTGAATAACCTATTTAGGGGAAGTAAACATGAATGgtgtgcagttaaaaaaaaagatttcacaaaTTATTAAGACAAATCAAAATAATATACTTTATCAACGTGTATACTAAagtaaagcttttattttaaatgtaaagcaaataaaaatatataagaaAAGTGGCAAACATTattcaatttatatttataaaaatgtcTGAAGTCATATAATCTGTTGCAAGACCAATTGTATTTAGCCAGCtaaaatcatatatatatatatttatttcatatAAATCTATGAATATAACAGATGAGATAGAACAGTATATAAATAAGATGTCTTTAAATATTTACACTCATACAGAAACTAGCCAAAGTGGTGCTATAAAGAAGGAAATATTGACTGTTAGAAAAAGGAGATTACACATTTTGCATACATATGCATTAGAGTTTTTTAACTTGTGTATTTAATATACTAGTTATTAACTTTAGATATATATTTGCATAGAATCACTTTAAAATATAACAATTCTGCATTTCACATCACAGTAAAAGCTATTAGAATAAAAATACCAGCTCTGTCAAAGCCAGTTAGCTTCCTTGCCTGTCAAAATTTAGTCTCTGGCTTCTTGCTTTTAGGAACAAGGAAGATGCTGCCATCTTTTGTTTGCTGCAGTGAGTATTCACTGGGAGAGTAAGGCTTTCCATTTTCATCATGTAGCATGCTGAAGACCTCAAGATACAAGTTGGTAAGCTGCTTTTTCATTAGACGGATGCTTTTGTcattctctcctttttctttaaGCAATTTCTCTTTTTCATCCTTTAAACGACCCAAGTCTTGCTCCAGTTCCACTATGTTTTCCAGTTTCCTTTTACGGCAGTTTTGAGCAGCCACTTTATTCTTGCCTCTCCTGCGTATATCTCGAATAAGTGCAAGCTGGGCCTCATTGAACTGCTCCTTAGACATCATTTCATTGAAGTCATCCACAGGAAGGTTGATGATTTTTTCTACAGAGAAAGGGATATGCAGAGCTTTTGCTCTTTGCTCATCTCTTGTGAAATGAGCTTCAAGGTAGCGTGAAGGTTTATCTCTTGTAAATGGAGCTTTGGGGTGGCCTGGACTAGCAGGTAGTTCTCTCTTTGGTGTATTTACACATTGCAGATcagacttttgagtgcttggccCCAGGGAAGGAGAGACTGGATCATGGAACTGCAATGAATACATTTGAGCATTGCTCTGTTGCAGACTTCCAGGAGCACTCTCCATTTCTTCCATTTCAGAATCACTGTATCCAAAAGCTGTATCTCCAAAGACAGATGATTCAACAGAATGTTCAGGTGATGCAGTACTGGAATGTGCGTTCAATGAAATACCAGAGTCAGAATCATTACATTCTGGTGCATTTCCTTGATGGTCACCATTAAAAGCTTTACACAGTGAGAAATCAGAAATATCAATAGGTTCATATGGAATTTCAGCAAATGACTCACTGACAACATGTGGTGCTGCTGTGTCACCATTCACCTTTGGATCAACGAAGGTGGAGTAGAAATCTTCAGAAAAGTTGGAGCTTAAACATGAAGTGGTATCTAAAGAGTCCAGTCCCAGCTGACTGAGGTCTTCTGGTGGTAGGATGCTAGAAAAGGAATCCTCAAAAGTGTTGAGGAAATCTGAATTGCAATTAACAGTAATGGATGATGAGCTGTAGAAGTTACTGTGAATCTCTGATGGCTTGGTTTCTGGGTTTGCAATAGTGGTTACTTCAGCCAGGTTATCATTTTCAATGTTAAGACACTATATGAAGAAATGTTACAAAGAGAAGTTTATCAATAataaattcacaaaatattttgatatctATATCCACAAATTTAATATTGCCCTTCTGAGATCAATACACAGTACACATAAAATGGCCATTAAAGCATTGCTATATAATTTGGGTGGTCATAGCACTGCCCACTGCTGTGCTTATTTTATTACAAAGGGTCAGTCTCTGGGGACTGCAAGTCCTAGCAGAGGATGAATCTTTTTGTTCTCAGCAGAGTCACCAGGTAGATAATATAGCATTCTGGCACCTGTAGTGTCCCAAAATCATACCAATAAACCAAAATAAAGACTTGCTGCAATATGCTCCCATTATATGGAAGCTAGATGCATCCCTCCTGCTCTGGTAAATTGCCAATATGGATCCTGGTGCTGCCGAATCTGAATACGCCTTAAGCAACACTATAATACAAATAGATTTAATATTAATACAGCAACTTAAAGTCACAGCATACGATTTACTGAATGATATTAGCAAACAACTATCCCTTAAATGTCAAACTATGGAAAAGATTTTTACGAGATCTTTGGTCTTTTAGGTGGTACTCAATGAAGCAGCTGTTTGGTGCAGAGAAATTTAATTTACTATGTAATAAACAGTACTAACATggggctttacaaacattaattcaaCCCACATACTTTTAGTTAAGCTGGTTAACATTAGTGTAAGTGTTGAAGACTATTATTTTGATGGGCTTTATTGGCTACAAAAACAACATTCTTTCCAACAGGGTAGCAATCTTAACATTTATGGAAGGAAGCTGGTATCAAAGTATGCCTTCTGTCCTTTCAGAATTAggcaattacaaaaataattctgGTCCTCTTAAAGAGGGCCACACACGGATCGtttaaacacaaataaaaatcaTACCTAAACTAGGATTTACCAGATACGAGATCTTTTGGGTTTTTCTTTACTCATTAAACTAATCCTTTAAAGGGGATACCCTCAATTTAAATCTCTGTCTTCTCCCAGAAAATTTGTTCAACTTCAGAATTATAATAGTGACATttaagggttttttctttttttggtttactTTTTGTATTGTCAGTTTCATTGTTGCCCCTGTATAGTCACTCAATTCCCTGTTTTggttgtgtgggtctttcacacaaacaaaagggaagattgggggggaaaaaaaaaaaaaaaccacaccaaaaaaaaccaaccaccacagAAAAATTAATTGTGAAAAACACAAAAATTAGCAAAAGGAAGATAGGGTCAGAGCAGATGTAGTACCTGATGTTACTTTCTAACTAAGTTTTGTTAAATGGACTTGCTTTCAcattgacagtgtccttttaagcATTCCTTTGATCAGTTTGCAATCCAAAAAAACAGCAGCTTTGTGCTtatgaaaaacattaaaataaataatgaaaaataaactaGTCTAATTTTACAGTCCAATTTGGGTGAAGTTCAAGTAAAAACACAGCAGAGGTGATTAAATAAATAAGCTAGTCTCTGAAATGTTCAGATTAGTAAAAGAGCAAATTGATTTTTAGCTTGACATATTCACcgcatgtacagcacctaacagaGTTTGACTgcaactgaaatacaaataatgtttTCATAGAACAAGCAGCCATAATTAGTCTCGAATATACCAATACTAttcttttaaaagcttttttctcCCACAGTGGAAGGTAAATGCAAAATCTAAATAAAAGCAACTTCAAAGTTTCTAATTGCAAAGACAATCAAGAAATGCCAAGTTATAACCCCCACCGCATATGCAatattctgttttgtattttatatatactgtaacataataatgtaaataatataaaGTTAAACATTATACCACAAATACTTTTAGAGTAGTATCTGGGGATAGACTAATGGTTGCTGTAGGAACCATAATTTAGAGGTTCCTCACATTTGTGCAGGTAAAATTTCAAACATGACAGTGCAGTAACAGGTTTCTGTATTTAACACAGAGCCAGCTCAAGTATCAGTAAAAATAGAAACATTATGGCCAGGAAGACAGAATATAATTTTCACACAGTATTAGGTAAATAACCCTCTTCTCTTGAAGTCTCCCCTCTTACACTGCTTTTGATTAATTATAGTTTAGATGCTCAATGTATTTCTTATTAAAGCAAACACTAATTTACAAAAACTCTGCAGCTACTAGCCTGATGGGCTTGTTACCATTCCTTAAGAATGACTGCACtgttattgttctgaattcttTGGAGACGTTGTCCCAGAATACTCTGCCATTCTTTCAGCTGCTGCTTACATTAACCCTTACCTGTAGTTCTGGAATGGACAGTAATTCTTCCCAGACTTGCTCTATGTTTTGCATATTATCTACTTCAGCAACAGAAGATTGAAGGACTGATGATTCAGGTGGCTGAGTCTGATTAGTAGTAATGAAGATTGTGTCGCTATCTACATGAGCAGGTACCAACACTTGAAATGCAGCCGAAGAAACCTGGaattttataaatatacataACTTGGTAAGGCATCAAGCAAAAGTCATTCTTGGTGCTCTCTGTATTATTCCCATATATCAGATCCACACGTGTCCCCTTGAAAGAGTATTAGATACATATAAATCACTGTATTTTGCCTAATATAGTACAATAATGTGAAAATATTCCATTAAAAGACTCATCATAATAACAGAagtaaaaaaacacaaaacttgAGAATAAAGTTGTGCAAGAGCAGATGTGTTATCATTGCCTCCCCCCCGCAAAACCCCTCCAACTATACTAAGCATTAGGTTGATATTTTACCTCATCATCATCTACATACGAGAATGTTTCTGCCAAAAGCTGCATGCAGTCATCAAAGGACAAGGCATCTGCTTCTGGTTTTGAAATATGCGTAGTCTACATAGGAAAGATATGGAAAAAATGTATTAAGTTTATTTTTGGATGACTGTGAAGATTCCTCCCTCTACAAATACAAACTAAGTTTAGGTAACCAGCAGTTTTATCATCTTATTCACAAGGAGGAATAATGAAGACACATATACATGATATATATCAGCATAAGagaaaaaaatactgttttttaccTTTGAAAAATTGGTTGGCATGCCTGTGTTGTCTGACTCAATGTGCTGGGCAGGCTGAATGGGAATAAATTCACCTGTTTCTTCATCCAGCTGCAGCTGAGCCAGTAAAGCTTTTTCTTGCTCTTTTTGGAGCTGTTCTTGTCTCTCCTTTTCAAGTTTCTTCTGCTTTTCGAGTTCATATTCCTTCTGTCTTTGACTAAAATCAAAAACTTCACGTCTTGCCCCAAGGTCTATATCTTGCCTCCAAAGAATGTCAATCAAGTTCATGTCCTGTGGATAGGAAAgatgataattttttaaaaggacagatGCCTCTACagcaaaatttgtttaaaatgttaaagCATAGTAATTCTGTACTAAACAGTTAACCTTGTGTAACTATCTGAGGTTTTCAGGCCTACCAAATCACCTAAGCAAAATGTATGTTTATTTCTAATTCCAAGCATAGATTTTGTTCTCTTTCTAAAACAGCTCCCAGTTTTATATAAAAAACGTGAATAGGCTGTTTTCTCATTGTAGTAAGCACATGTgcttgcatgcacacacacacaaaaaatgtttcCTCATAAAGCACATCAATAATCAACACATTATAGTTGGTTACTGTAATGCATACAATTTGTGAGATGTGGT
This window contains:
- the NFE2L2 gene encoding nuclear factor erythroid 2-related factor 2 isoform X2, whose protein sequence is MNLIDILWRQDIDLGARREVFDFSQRQKEYELEKQKKLEKERQEQLQKEQEKALLAQLQLDEETGEFIPIQPAQHIESDNTGMPTNFSKTTHISKPEADALSFDDCMQLLAETFSYVDDDEVSSAAFQVLVPAHVDSDTIFITTNQTQPPESSVLQSSVAEVDNMQNIEQVWEELLSIPELQCLNIENDNLAEVTTIANPETKPSEIHSNFYSSSSITVNCNSDFLNTFEDSFSSILPPEDLSQLGLDSLDTTSCLSSNFSEDFYSTFVDPKVNGDTAAPHVVSESFAEIPYEPIDISDFSLCKAFNGDHQGNAPECNDSDSGISLNAHSSTASPEHSVESSVFGDTAFGYSDSEMEEMESAPGSLQQSNAQMYSLQFHDPVSPSLGPSTQKSDLQCVNTPKRELPASPGHPKAPFTRDKPSRYLEAHFTRDEQRAKALHIPFSVEKIINLPVDDFNEMMSKEQFNEAQLALIRDIRRRGKNKVAAQNCRKRKLENIVELEQDLGRLKDEKEKLLKEKGENDKSIRLMKKQLTNLYLEVFSMLHDENGKPYSPSEYSLQQTKDGSIFLVPKSKKPETKF
- the NFE2L2 gene encoding nuclear factor erythroid 2-related factor 2 isoform X1 — protein: MMELEVPPAPQDMNLIDILWRQDIDLGARREVFDFSQRQKEYELEKQKKLEKERQEQLQKEQEKALLAQLQLDEETGEFIPIQPAQHIESDNTGMPTNFSKTTHISKPEADALSFDDCMQLLAETFSYVDDDEVSSAAFQVLVPAHVDSDTIFITTNQTQPPESSVLQSSVAEVDNMQNIEQVWEELLSIPELQCLNIENDNLAEVTTIANPETKPSEIHSNFYSSSSITVNCNSDFLNTFEDSFSSILPPEDLSQLGLDSLDTTSCLSSNFSEDFYSTFVDPKVNGDTAAPHVVSESFAEIPYEPIDISDFSLCKAFNGDHQGNAPECNDSDSGISLNAHSSTASPEHSVESSVFGDTAFGYSDSEMEEMESAPGSLQQSNAQMYSLQFHDPVSPSLGPSTQKSDLQCVNTPKRELPASPGHPKAPFTRDKPSRYLEAHFTRDEQRAKALHIPFSVEKIINLPVDDFNEMMSKEQFNEAQLALIRDIRRRGKNKVAAQNCRKRKLENIVELEQDLGRLKDEKEKLLKEKGENDKSIRLMKKQLTNLYLEVFSMLHDENGKPYSPSEYSLQQTKDGSIFLVPKSKKPETKF